The Methanosarcina barkeri MS DNA window AAGAGTAGGCACAGCAGTTATATTTGTTGGTATTATTATATTATTACTAGGTACAGTTCTTACTATTATACATCATCCAGCAAACAGCCAGATGGGTGGACTGATAATGATCGGTCCAATCCCGATAGTTTTTGGCTCGTCTCCTGAAATAACAACAAATATGCTGGCACTTGGATTAATAATCTCAGTATTCTATCTATTCCTATGGAAAACTAAACGTTGACTGATGAAAGCATGTTTTTTTCGATTGGAATTCTCACAATACTCATCGGATTTCTGCTAATTATGATCGGCGTAGCTTTAAGCATGTACCAGGAATCCAGATCGACGCAAAGCTATTCAAGCAGAACAGACACATCTGGAAAAGGCTCAAGATTTGAGAGCACTTCAAACTTTGAGAGCTCTCTACATGAGAAGCCCTCTGAAAGAAAGGTCGAATCCGAAATCAAAACTGGAGGAGTAATCATGCTCGGCCCGATTCCAATCATCTTCGGAAGCGACAAAGAAAGTGCAAAAACTGTCGCAATCCTTTCAATAATACTCATGCTTCTCAGCCTGCTGATCCTCAGTTTCTCCTTTATCTAAATCTCATTGCCGTCTTTTCTGTCAGGTTAAAATCAAGCACTTTTAAAAAATTTGTATTATGCCTTTTGATCACGCCGGATGAGGTTTTTGGTCAAGATTCCCGCCCGAAAAGTTGCGATCAAAATATTTCAAAAAAATTTGCGGTCGGGCCTTTATTTAAAAGGCCTGCACCACCTGATCCAAAACAAAACTTGGGTAAATCAACTTCCTGAAGCGCGTTGATAATATATAGTCTCTCAGTCTCTCTTGTCATAAGTCGATCATATTGGTTCAGCTCAGTATCTTCATTATCGTTTAGCCTTCTTGAGCGAAACGTAGCGGAGCGAAAAGGGCACCTTCCTCCCAAGACGGGAATCGGGTGACGGGGCTTGGGTAGCAAAAAGTTATTAATAGTTAAGCCCAAATCAGAACTTTATGTTTACGATAATCACGGGCTCGCAGTTCGGTGACGAGGGAAAAGGCAAAATTGTAGATCTTCTTGCAAAAGATTTCGACATTGTTGCCCGCTTCCAGGGAGGGAACAATGCAGGCCATACGGTTAAAGTAGGAGATGAGGTTTACAAATTGCACCTGATCCCTTCAGGTATTCTGCTTGATGCAAGAGTTCTGATCGGGCCTGGGGTTGTCCTGAATCCTGAGGTTCTTGCCGAAGAAATCATAATGTTTGAAAAACACGGCATACAGGTAAATGCCGAAAAGCTTGGAGTCGATGCGAAGACAAGCATAATCATGCCTTACCACATTGAGATGGATGGGCTAAGGGAAGCATCAAGGGAAACGAAAATCGGGACTACAAAACGCGGAATAGGCTATGCGTATATTGATAAAGTGGCAAGAGACGAATTCCGCATGGCTGAACTTGTGAACCGTGAGCGTTTTCTTGCAAGACTTGAGGAACTTGCTCCCCAGAAAGAAAAGGAAATAGCAGCATTGGGAGGAGATCCTAAAATCGTTAGAGACCCTGCACTAATTGAAAGATATCTTGAGCTGGGAAAACAGTTTGCCACTTATGTAACAGATGTTTCCAAAGAAATTAACAAAGCTCTTGATGAAGGAAAACATGTAATGGCTGAAGCTGCCCAGGGTACGCATCTTGATGTTATACATGGGACACAGAAATTCGTAACTTCTTCTTCTACAATTGCAGGTTCGGCTTGTGCTAACCTCGGAGTTGGACCTACAAGAGTAAATAACGTAATTGCTATAGTAAAAGCTTATATCACAAGAGTCGGTGAAGGCCCACTTCCAACGGAACTAACAGGAGAACTCGGAGAAAGACTACAGAAAGCCGGAGGAGAATTTGGGACTACTACCGGTAGGGGTAGAAGATGTGGATGGTTTGATTTGCCTCTGCTGAAGAAAGCCATTGCGCTTAATGGATATACCGAGATTTCCCTGACCAAACTGGATGTACTCTCAGGCCTTAATCCCATCAGGATTTGCACTGGCTACACCTTCAAGGGAGAAAACATTGATTATCCTCCGGAACTTACTGAGGATCTTGCTGAGTGTATGCCTGTTTACGAAGACCTTCCTGGATGGGAAACTGATCTTGCCGAAGTAAAAGCCTTCGATGAACTTCCGGAAAATGCCAGAAATTATGTCAAGAGACTGGAAGAACTGATGAAAGTCCCGATTAACTACATTTCAGTAGGTCCGGGCAGGGCACAGACCTTTAAAAAAGAGTAATGCAATTATTAGGCTTGTAAAGGTCAATTTCCGAATAAATGTGTATAGCAACTGCGGTGGATATGTAACAACACACATATCCTATTCTATTTATATTCCTAACTATTACTCAATTAAAATATATATTATCAAATTATACTATATATTATCAAATTATACTATATATCATCAAATTATACTATATATTACCAAATTATAATCATATATATTACCAAATTATAACCTTATCTATTAACAAATTTTTATCTATTTTTCTTGTGATTTTAAACCTACTTGAGCTGATTATCTTTTATCTATTACTGTAAATCTCATAGTGAACTCTGTGCCATTGTTCCTTTTTAATTCAAACTCCCCATCTAACTGATCTGCGAGAGTAGTTATCAGTTGTATGCCAAGACTATCAACATTTTTAATATCAAGATTTTCAGGAATGCCTACACCATTATCTGAAACAACTAAAATAAAACTGTTAGCCCTATTTGCTTCCTTTTCCTTTTTATATTTACTGTTTTTTTCTCTATGTAATTTAATTTGGATTTCTCCCCTATCTTTGCCGAGAAATGCATGTTTGAGAGAATTAGAAACGAGCTCATTGATAACTATTCCTAAAGGAATACCGGTATCCATATTAAGAAACACATTTTCTTCCAGATCCATTGAGAGGTGGATATTTTTACTTTTAAGGCTGTAAGTCTGGAAAAGATTTTCCGTTAACTCTCTAATATACGTTGAAAAATCTAATGCATCGGTTCCTTCTCCTTTATAAAGTTCTTCGTGGATGAGAGCCATAGATATAACTCGGTTCTGGCTTTCTCTAAAAGCTTCGATAACTCTCGGGTTATCAAACTTATCAGCCTGAAGGTCAAGAAGGGAAGAGATTACTTGTAAATTATTCTTAATCCTATGGTGAATCTCCTTTTTACGTACAATCTCAACATTTGCTAAGGCTTTTTCTGCTTCTTTACGTTCTGTAATATCCTGAATAATTCCTTTAGCTCTAAGAGGGTTGTTTTTTTCATCAAAAATAACTTCAGATTGCATGTGGACTATACGTTCTTCCCCATTAGCCAGGATAATCCTATATTCAATACTGTTAGTTTGTCCTTTTACAGCTTTCTTAATGGCAAGGGCAGCATCCACATAGTCTCGATCATCTGGATGGATGCAATTTAAAAACTCGTTATAAGGTGGTGCTGATTCTTGAGATTCGCGTCTAAATATACGATACATTTCCTCAGACCAGTATACTTTGCTCGTTGCCATATCCCACTCCCAATTTCCAATATGAGACATTTTTTGAGCTTCAGCAAGACCTTTTTCACTTTCTTTCAGCGAGTTGTAAGCTTTTTCAAGTTCTGCGGTACGCTCTTCAACCATTTTTTCTAAATTTTCATGTGCTTTTTTTAACTTAACTTCTGCTTCTTTGCGCTTCGTGATATCACTGGCAGCTCCAAACCATTCAACGATTTCGCCATTTTCGTCTAGCATCGGAACCGCACGCGAGAAAATCCATCCCAGGTTACCATCTGCTAAACGGACTCTATGTTCCAGTTCGTAAGTAGTCTTCGTCCGTATAGCTTCATTGATGACTGCCATTACATGCTGCTGATCTTCTGGAGGAACATATTCATGAATCCATGTGTTGCTTGGGCTTTCCGTATTGGCAAGAAAACCTCGACCATAGAAATATCGCATCTCGCTCCAATCAGGGTTTACGCGATATACCATTTCTGAACTGGCAGTCACCAGAGCACGGAAGCGCTCTTCACTATCCCGCAGCGCCTCTTCGACCCGTTTGCGCTCAGTAATGTCAATGCAAATACCGGACATACGCTGAGGCTTACCATTGTTGTCGTAGGTCGTATTACCAAGGGCATTGATCCACCGCACTTCTCCCGATGGGAGCACGATCCGGTATTCGCTCGTGAGGGATATGTGGTTGTTGATTGCTGTTTCAATCCGTTTTTCCGCAACCAGCCTGTCGTCAGGATAGATCACACTTCTCCATAAGTCAAAGCTAGCATCAGATTTCTTGGGATCTAAACCAAAGAGGCAGAATAGGTCTTTGGACCATTCAATCTTGTCGGCAGACATATTCCAGTCCCATATGCCTGCGCCTGCAGAGACCTGGGCCAGTCTCAAACGTGATTCGCTTTCCAGTAGTGCTTCCTCTGCTCGCTTGAGCTCGGTAATATCACGTGCAGCAGCAAAGACGCCAGTAACCTCATCATTCTCATTTCTATAAACTGAAGCATTGTACAAAACTGGAGTTATATGTCCATCCTTATGCCGAATCTCCAGAGGATAATCCCGAACTTCACTATCTTTGAATACCTGCTGATAGCCTGCACGGGCTTTCTCAGGCTCAGTAAAGTAATCTGAAAAATCAGTTCCAATTAAATTATTTCTGGAATATCCAGTGACCTGTTCTGTAGCATCATTTAAATCCATAATTTTGCCATCAAGCCCGATGGTTATCATAGGGTCAAGGCTGGCTTCAATTAGACTGCGATTATAAAGATTTGACAACTTAATAGCTTCTTCTGCTTTTTTACGTTCGGTGATATCTATGAATGCAGAAATAGATCCGCGTATATTTCCCTGTTCATCAAGCAAGGGTCTTGCATTGCCCAGTACATGTCGTATCTTACCTTCAGCAGATACGATATCCAGTTCGCAGTCGTTTATCTCTATGCCCGTAGCCGACAATTGCGACGGCATATCTTCAGGTTGGAGCTCAACTCCATCCTTGAGTAATTTAAACATCTCGGGCTTCTCTCCTTCAGGCGCAGATTTGGAAAAGTTTGTACCTGCAGGAATTCGTAGCCATTCATAGGAGAGTCGGTTACCAGTTATCTGAAACACTTGAGGGTCATGTGCTATATACACGGCAACAGGCACGGCATCTAACAATACTGTCAATTCCTCTGAACGAGCATGCTCACGTTTCTCGCTTTCTCGTAGTGCATCTACAACTGCATCACGTTCGGCCAGTGATTTAGATAGCTTGATATTGCTGTAGCTTAGTTGTGAAATCATATTAGCAAAAGTCATGAAGAAAGCCATGCTTGTATCCACAGCTTCCCTGCTAAGCCGGGGAACTTTTTTAAGCTTCTTTAGATATTCTTCTTCATTGAAGCCATATTGTCTAGCTTGAGACCGAAAAAGCTCATAGTTCAGAGGCTCGTCATCAAAAAAGAACTGTCCTGAAAATATATTGCCGACGTGCTGTCCTTCTACCATAACTGGAGTTACTACGTCCCACATATTGTTTTTACATTTATACAGCTTATATCCTCCCGGAACAACGCCAGCAGTTAGATTTATGTCACTTTCTACGCAATGCTTGCAGGCTTCAGGACTAACTCTATGGAATTTTATGCAGATATCCTGCCATCCAACACTTACCAGAATATTACCTTCAAGATCAAGTAAAGCCATAGGGATATGAGCAAGCGTATAAAAATCACTCATAAGGGACTGGACTGCTTTCGTATCAATAATCCTGGAAAGCTCCAGTTTTTCCTTTTCTTGAGTTTCGCTTTCCGGACATTTTCTCTCAAGTTTTTTACGGTCACTTATGTCAAATCCGTAAATGTTTACGCATTCTTGTTCAGGCGAGAGGTGAAAAACAATAAAGTATACTTTTTTGCCCATAGTGACTTCTATTTTTTCAATACTTTTCCGGGAAATTGCCCTCTGAACAAAAATTTCGAGACGTAGAGGCAATTTTTCTCCGACCCTTATGCCCCAATCACGCAATAAGGGCTCCCCTGCCTTGTTGGAGTAAAGAATAACTCCATCCTTTGCCACACTGAGCACAGGATTTGAGTCTATTGCTTGAGACTGCTCATTTTTCACTTTCAGTTTCCCCTTAAGTCTCCTTTCTTAGGCAACAAAACAGTCAACTTTCTATAATTATTTACAAATTATATGTAACTATCGCACTATTTTTTATCACTTTAGATATATATAAATTATCTAGTAATCTATGAAAATAATTGTTAACTTTAAAATAATTCAATAGTGTCATCCCTTGATCTATATTATTATGTTAAACCTTCCTTCTTTTATGTTCCATAACAATTTATAACCTAATGATAATACTTTTAAACTTATAAAAGATGCTATTTTCATGTACTTAATTTTGCCTAAAATTGTATAATTAAATATTGAAACTTAAATAATTCTGAAAAGTAAATTAAAGTTTTTAAACAGTGAAGCTTTTACCAAAATTGGAAAGTTGTTAGTTACGGGTTTGGAAGTTTAAGGGTTTGAAAATATAATGATTCACCACTGAACAGTATTTTTTCCATTTTTCCTTCTTTGATAATGTCTTTTAGTGTTTTCTGTCCCTGTTTCTGCAGATAAATATTTTCCATTAAACTTTATTGTTGAATAGTAAACAACTATCAATAACCCATGCAATATCAATAACCCATGCAATATCAATAATCCATGCAATATCAATAACCCATGCAATATCAATAATCCATGCAATATCAATAATCCATGCAATATCAATAACCCATGCAATATCAATAATCCATGCAATATCAATAATCCATGCAATATCAATAACCCATGCAATTCTAAAATTCTGAGACTTTTTCATGAATGGTTATTTTGGAGCAAAAGCGGCGCCAGGAAAGCTGTAAGGAAAGCTGTAAGTGCTACAGCAATAGCAGAGCCGGCAACTCCCTGCCAATCTGCTACTTTCCAGGCCAGCATTGCACCTCCAGATCCGAGGCTACCGCCAATAAACATCCCTACCATGAACAAACTATTCACCCGGTTGCGTGCTTGCGGCTTAAGCCCGTAGATTATCTGCTGATTGGCAACCATGGCACTCTGCATCCCAAAATCAAGAAACATAACCCCGAAGACAAGGCCAGCAAGAGAATTCCAGCCTGCAAGAATCAGCCAGGCTAGCAGAGCGGCAAACGCACCTGTAGAAACGACCTTGCCCGGTCCCCGACGGTCAGCTAGACGTCCAGCTATAGGAGCAGCCAACACTCCCACCATCCCAATGATTCCAAAAAGTCCTGCAACATCGGCGCCTAGGTGGAAAGGAGGCTGTTCGAGATGTAGTGCGAGGATCGTCCAGAAGGCACTGAACACGGCAAAGATTAATCCCTGTATCACGGTGGCGCGACGTAGCCTGGATTCCTCGCGCCAAAGTTGTAGGAGTGAACGAAGCAGCAGACCATATTTCATCGAAGCTGATGGCCGACTGAGCGGCAATAACAGTGCCATTGCTGCCGCGCCAGCCAGAACCAGAGGAATTCCAAGCCAGAACATTGCTCTCCAGCCGTAGTGAGTAGCGATAAAACCGGCGAGAATCCGGCTTAAAAGCATACCGCTCAGCAATCCGCTCATAACGCTGCCGATAATTGCACCTCGACGGTTATCAGAGGCCAGAGATGCGGCAGCCGGTATTATCTGCTGCGTGACAGAGGCAGTAAAGCCAATGCAAAGTGAGGCGCCCAGCAGGGCCCAACCAGTAGATGAAGTGGCGGCAAAAAGCAGTGATAAGGCCAAAACAAGGAACTGCCACACGATGAGCCGGCGGCGTTCTATCAGATCTCCCAGGGGTACCAGAAGCAGTAATCCGAGTGCGTAACCGAGTTGGGTAGCAGTCGGAATAAGGCTGGGAGCCAATTCACCTGGAAAGGAACGAGTGATAACCCCAAGCATTGGCTGGTTATAGTATATGTTTGCCACTGCGATTCCACATGCACAGGCCATCGCGAAGACAAGCCCTTTACTTGGCTCAGAGACACTTCCAGTCTGGAATATGTCTTTTTTCGAATAACAGTTTTTTTCTTCCGACATGTAGTGCGATTTACAATGATCAAGTCCCTTATTTATTTCCCTCAGTCACACGTTGCACAACGTAACTCGTTGAACCATATATCTCGATGATAAAAATCACATCGACTTCTGTCATTTCAGACCTAATTTCATGAAGCTAAGAAAATGCCAGTTGTGGAGGGTTAATGTGTTCGGAATATAAACGATATAATCTAATAAAACAATAATAACCGGATAAATAATAGTTTAAAAAATAAAAAAGAAGTTAAAGCATCCTATGCCAAAGGCATGTCATGCTTATTGTTGTTTAGGCTTCAATTTCTGTCTGGTTAATTTTTTTGTAAAAATCAACTATCAACTTTGCAGCTTCGCTTTCCATGTTCAACTGGAAAATTCTAGTTTGCTTTCCGAAGGGTTTTTCTGTGACAACTCCTGATCCAACCAAAGGTGTGATAACCCGTGATACGCTTGCATGTGACAATCCAGTTTCCTCAGCTATTCCTGAAAGATAAGTTGGTTCGTTTTGTCTTTCAATAAGGTTCTTGAGGACTGTCATCTGTGCAGTTTTCCCGAATATTTTTTCTAATTTATCCATTGTTTTTCATCTCAGAGGTGGCTTTTTTCTAATTAAATAATTCTTATTTCTAATACTAGATGTGATCATCTATTTATTTCTTTTCTTTAATATAAAATGACTGATATTTTTAAGGTGTAAATGAAAGAGATTAGAAGCAGTCATTATACATATAGAGTCCATCCTAAAACCAATGTTTTTTCAAGTCAATTTTTCATGATCAGAAGCTATATTGAGTCTCCTATCTTCGAAATTCAATGAGGCGTTATTGGTTTTTGAGATTAGCTCATACAAATAATAATGGAAACTCTAGAAAGACATGTATTTTTTCTATCTTTTACGTTAAATCCAAGACTGGAAATTATGCAATCCAGGACTGAAAAAGAGATTTCTTTTTTCAGACCCTTTTGAATAAGTCACAGTTTTAATTTAGAACCTATCAGAAAAGTGTTGTAACCTATATCTACTAAGAGAAGTAAGAGAATAGACAAGCAGGCTAAGACCTAACTATCTCCATGTTGCAGGCTAAGACCTAACTATCTCCATATTATTCTATTGCTGTTTTCTGATAGCCAATTGATCAGACAGATATCTCTTAGATGTCTCCAAAGTTTCAATATCTTTATTTATATTACGTAGATCATTTAAAATGGTTTCCATGTACGGAGAAGTTAATTTATTTACTTCCTCTTGCTAACTGGCAATAAAGAAGCAAAAATAGAATCGATAGTTGCCATAAAAAGCGTTTTATAAATTACACATTGTTTGCATCATATATTGAATTTTTGGACTGACTCTAAGTAGAGAGCTCTTTTGTACGGAAATCAGGACCTGTAATTACTGAGTGTATTATGATAGTATTATGATAGTATATTATGATAGTCACTGCTGCAGTATAATATTTGCTGCAGACCGGGTATATAGCTGTTCAATCATACAGTATTCCATAAAATTATTATGTTAAATCGAGGTCAGGAAATATTAAGAGCCTGTCTTAATACTAAATTTGCTTTTACAATGAGAACAGGACTTACACATTTGAACTAAAAGATAAATTCCAATAAAAATCTATTCCAATAAAAATTGGTTATAAATTATAAAAGCAAAACGAGGAGCAAAACGCTATGGAATGGCCTATAACTTCCGGTAACTACGTAGTAGGAGACACAAATTCGAGTGTAGCTGTGGTAACTCTTGCCTCTGACTACAAGGAATGGGGACTTAAGAACTATGCAATCTGCGGAACCTGTTTTACTGCAAACTTTGGGATTGAAAAGATAATAACCAATGTGCTTGCAAATCCAAACATAAACTACTTGGTCGTCTGCGGAAAAGAAAGCGCCCACTGGGCAGGTCAGTCCCTGGTCTCACTTGCCGAAAATGGAGTTTCTACAATGGCAGGCTCAAGAAAAATAATCGGTTCAAAATCCCCTCTGTCCTACTTAAATGAAATTCCCATGACTGCAATTTCCCGTTTTATCAAGGAAATAAAAATCATAGACCTGATCGGAAATAAAGACCCTGCCGCCATCCAGAAAGCAATCGATTCCTGCACCGATCAGAAAAGAAGCGAAGCTCTCATCGTCTCAATGCCCGAAATAGATGCTCAAAGCTGGA harbors:
- a CDS encoding TIGR00304 family membrane protein, with the protein product MRTSQDFLRVGTAVIFVGIIILLLGTVLTIIHHPANSQMGGLIMIGPIPIVFGSSPEITTNMLALGLIISVFYLFLWKTKR
- a CDS encoding TIGR00304 family membrane protein, with protein sequence MTDESMFFSIGILTILIGFLLIMIGVALSMYQESRSTQSYSSRTDTSGKGSRFESTSNFESSLHEKPSERKVESEIKTGGVIMLGPIPIIFGSDKESAKTVAILSIILMLLSLLILSFSFI
- a CDS encoding adenylosuccinate synthase, with translation MFTIITGSQFGDEGKGKIVDLLAKDFDIVARFQGGNNAGHTVKVGDEVYKLHLIPSGILLDARVLIGPGVVLNPEVLAEEIIMFEKHGIQVNAEKLGVDAKTSIIMPYHIEMDGLREASRETKIGTTKRGIGYAYIDKVARDEFRMAELVNRERFLARLEELAPQKEKEIAALGGDPKIVRDPALIERYLELGKQFATYVTDVSKEINKALDEGKHVMAEAAQGTHLDVIHGTQKFVTSSSTIAGSACANLGVGPTRVNNVIAIVKAYITRVGEGPLPTELTGELGERLQKAGGEFGTTTGRGRRCGWFDLPLLKKAIALNGYTEISLTKLDVLSGLNPIRICTGYTFKGENIDYPPELTEDLAECMPVYEDLPGWETDLAEVKAFDELPENARNYVKRLEELMKVPINYISVGPGRAQTFKKE
- a CDS encoding PAS domain S-box protein, with amino-acid sequence MKNEQSQAIDSNPVLSVAKDGVILYSNKAGEPLLRDWGIRVGEKLPLRLEIFVQRAISRKSIEKIEVTMGKKVYFIVFHLSPEQECVNIYGFDISDRKKLERKCPESETQEKEKLELSRIIDTKAVQSLMSDFYTLAHIPMALLDLEGNILVSVGWQDICIKFHRVSPEACKHCVESDINLTAGVVPGGYKLYKCKNNMWDVVTPVMVEGQHVGNIFSGQFFFDDEPLNYELFRSQARQYGFNEEEYLKKLKKVPRLSREAVDTSMAFFMTFANMISQLSYSNIKLSKSLAERDAVVDALRESEKREHARSEELTVLLDAVPVAVYIAHDPQVFQITGNRLSYEWLRIPAGTNFSKSAPEGEKPEMFKLLKDGVELQPEDMPSQLSATGIEINDCELDIVSAEGKIRHVLGNARPLLDEQGNIRGSISAFIDITERKKAEEAIKLSNLYNRSLIEASLDPMITIGLDGKIMDLNDATEQVTGYSRNNLIGTDFSDYFTEPEKARAGYQQVFKDSEVRDYPLEIRHKDGHITPVLYNASVYRNENDEVTGVFAAARDITELKRAEEALLESESRLRLAQVSAGAGIWDWNMSADKIEWSKDLFCLFGLDPKKSDASFDLWRSVIYPDDRLVAEKRIETAINNHISLTSEYRIVLPSGEVRWINALGNTTYDNNGKPQRMSGICIDITERKRVEEALRDSEERFRALVTASSEMVYRVNPDWSEMRYFYGRGFLANTESPSNTWIHEYVPPEDQQHVMAVINEAIRTKTTYELEHRVRLADGNLGWIFSRAVPMLDENGEIVEWFGAASDITKRKEAEVKLKKAHENLEKMVEERTAELEKAYNSLKESEKGLAEAQKMSHIGNWEWDMATSKVYWSEEMYRIFRRESQESAPPYNEFLNCIHPDDRDYVDAALAIKKAVKGQTNSIEYRIILANGEERIVHMQSEVIFDEKNNPLRAKGIIQDITERKEAEKALANVEIVRKKEIHHRIKNNLQVISSLLDLQADKFDNPRVIEAFRESQNRVISMALIHEELYKGEGTDALDFSTYIRELTENLFQTYSLKSKNIHLSMDLEENVFLNMDTGIPLGIVINELVSNSLKHAFLGKDRGEIQIKLHREKNSKYKKEKEANRANSFILVVSDNGVGIPENLDIKNVDSLGIQLITTLADQLDGEFELKRNNGTEFTMRFTVIDKR
- a CDS encoding MFS transporter, giving the protein MSEEKNCYSKKDIFQTGSVSEPSKGLVFAMACACGIAVANIYYNQPMLGVITRSFPGELAPSLIPTATQLGYALGLLLLVPLGDLIERRRLIVWQFLVLALSLLFAATSSTGWALLGASLCIGFTASVTQQIIPAAASLASDNRRGAIIGSVMSGLLSGMLLSRILAGFIATHYGWRAMFWLGIPLVLAGAAAMALLLPLSRPSASMKYGLLLRSLLQLWREESRLRRATVIQGLIFAVFSAFWTILALHLEQPPFHLGADVAGLFGIIGMVGVLAAPIAGRLADRRGPGKVVSTGAFAALLAWLILAGWNSLAGLVFGVMFLDFGMQSAMVANQQIIYGLKPQARNRVNSLFMVGMFIGGSLGSGGAMLAWKVADWQGVAGSAIAVALTAFLTAFLAPLLLQNNHS
- a CDS encoding helix-turn-helix domain-containing protein — protein: MDKLEKIFGKTAQMTVLKNLIERQNEPTYLSGIAEETGLSHASVSRVITPLVGSGVVTEKPFGKQTRIFQLNMESEAAKLIVDFYKKINQTEIEA